In a single window of the Streptomyces cinnabarinus genome:
- a CDS encoding MFS transporter — MTTSAPAVPRIPEAVHRRRWAILGVLMLSLLIIVLDNSILNVAVKTISTPAPTGLGATQSELEWAINAYTLVFAGLLFSAGLLGDRLGRKRVLLGGLVVFGIGSALAAFAGSPAELIGFRAVMGLGAAFVMPATLAVLMNVFERDEQPKAIGIWAGGVGLAIAIGPITGGVLLDHFWWGSVFLINVPIVLLALALMIWLVPDSRDPSPGRIDPIGVTLSVVGLVLLVYGIIRGGELADFTDVTVLSTIGAGLAVLIAFVVFEKRSDHPSIDVTYFRDKVFSAAIAAIALVFFALMGVTFFSVFYTQSVRGYSPLETGLLLLPLAVAQLIFAPRARLLVDRFGNRATTTAGMALIAVTLAAFATLDADTPIWILEVIFFLMGTGMAHIMTPVSVVIMQALPREKAGSASALSNTFRQVGGALGIAVLGSVLSTSYRSAIEGDLAALPPELRHTAGESIESTLAVAARLGPEGRPLIAQANDSFLHAMHVTALGGAAVALIGAVVVALFLPGRTEDPS; from the coding sequence ATGACTACCTCCGCTCCTGCCGTACCCCGGATACCGGAAGCGGTGCATCGCCGCCGCTGGGCCATCCTCGGCGTGCTCATGCTGAGTCTGCTGATCATCGTGCTCGACAACTCGATCCTCAACGTCGCCGTCAAGACGATCTCCACCCCCGCCCCGACCGGCCTCGGCGCCACCCAGAGCGAGCTGGAGTGGGCGATCAACGCCTACACCCTGGTTTTCGCGGGCCTGCTGTTCAGCGCCGGTCTGCTCGGCGACCGGCTCGGCCGCAAGCGGGTCCTGCTCGGCGGGCTCGTCGTCTTCGGCATCGGCTCAGCGCTGGCCGCCTTCGCCGGATCGCCGGCCGAGCTGATCGGCTTCCGCGCGGTGATGGGCCTCGGCGCCGCCTTCGTGATGCCCGCCACGCTCGCCGTCCTCATGAACGTCTTCGAGCGCGACGAGCAGCCCAAGGCCATCGGCATCTGGGCCGGCGGCGTCGGTCTCGCCATCGCCATCGGCCCCATCACCGGCGGTGTCCTGCTCGACCACTTCTGGTGGGGTTCTGTCTTCCTCATCAACGTCCCCATCGTGCTGCTCGCGCTCGCGCTGATGATCTGGCTGGTCCCCGACTCCCGCGACCCCAGCCCCGGCCGCATCGACCCCATCGGCGTCACCCTGTCCGTCGTCGGCCTGGTCCTGCTGGTCTACGGCATCATCCGGGGCGGCGAGCTGGCCGACTTCACCGATGTCACGGTGCTGTCCACGATCGGCGCGGGGCTCGCCGTACTCATCGCCTTCGTGGTGTTCGAGAAGCGCAGCGACCATCCCTCGATCGATGTCACCTACTTCCGCGACAAGGTGTTCTCCGCCGCCATCGCCGCCATCGCGCTGGTCTTCTTCGCGCTGATGGGCGTGACCTTCTTCTCCGTCTTCTACACCCAGAGCGTGCGCGGCTACTCGCCCCTGGAGACGGGCCTGCTGTTGCTGCCGCTGGCCGTCGCGCAGCTGATCTTCGCGCCGCGCGCCCGGCTGCTGGTGGACCGCTTCGGCAACCGGGCCACCACGACCGCCGGGATGGCGCTCATCGCGGTGACCCTGGCCGCCTTCGCCACGCTGGACGCGGACACCCCGATCTGGATCCTTGAGGTGATCTTCTTCCTCATGGGCACCGGCATGGCGCACATCATGACGCCGGTCAGCGTCGTCATCATGCAGGCCCTGCCCCGCGAGAAGGCCGGTTCCGCCTCCGCCCTCAGCAACACCTTCCGCCAGGTCGGCGGCGCCCTCGGCATCGCGGTGCTCGGCTCGGTGCTGTCCACCTCCTACCGCTCGGCGATCGAGGGCGACCTTGCCGCCCTGCCGCCGGAACTGCGCCACACGGCCGGTGAGTCCATCGAGTCCACGCTGGCCGTCGCCGCCCGGCTCGGCCCCGAGGGCAGGCCGCTGATCGCCCAGGCCAACGACTCCTTCCTGCACGCCATGCACGTCACCGCCCTCGGGGGCGCCGCGGTCGCGCTGATCGGCGCGGTGGTGGTGGCGCT